A single region of the Marinobacter salinisoli genome encodes:
- the erpA gene encoding iron-sulfur cluster insertion protein ErpA: MAAPLFFSDSAVAKVRELVEEEENPNLKLRVFVTGGGCSGFQYGFSFDEDQDDEDTVIERDGISLLVDPMSYQYLVGATIEYQEGLQGSQFVVQNPNASSTCGCGSSFSI, translated from the coding sequence ATGGCCGCACCACTGTTCTTCAGCGACAGCGCGGTTGCCAAGGTACGGGAGTTGGTCGAGGAAGAGGAAAATCCGAACCTCAAGCTTCGCGTGTTCGTCACCGGGGGTGGCTGTTCCGGCTTCCAGTATGGTTTCTCGTTCGATGAAGATCAGGACGACGAAGACACCGTGATTGAACGCGACGGTATAAGCCTGCTGGTTGATCCGATGAGCTATCAGTATCTGGTGGGCGCCACTATCGAATATCAGGAAGGGCTGCAGGGGTCACAGTTTGTCGTGCAGAACCCGAATGCCAGTTCGACCTGTGGCTGTGGCAGTTCGTTTTCGATCTGA
- a CDS encoding anhydro-N-acetylmuramic acid kinase yields the protein MEAWLGLMSGTSMDGIDAVLVSFNGQSLTVHGTHTLNYPDNIRHRLLALSQNQGSPDEVGELDTVTGSLFADAANQVIERSGIDRSAIRGIGSHGQTIRHQPNGFAPFSIQIGNPAIIAEKTGLTTIADFRRRDMAAGGQGAPLVPAFHKAFFSSPEENRCILNLGGIANITWIPSDQQQPITGFDTGPANALLDAWCLKQLGLPYDSDGHWASEGRVDDRLLEDMLSDAYFSRPAPKSTGKERFNLGWVKTMVQRHDELRPEDVQRTLLQLTVESIVRQLPCGRDTHLYVCGGGTRNPLLMSELARVLDPAKVSVTSDLGLDPQWVEPVAFAWLAEQSVSGSSGNLPEVTGARGERILGAIYQA from the coding sequence ATGGAAGCATGGCTCGGTCTAATGTCCGGCACCAGCATGGACGGCATCGACGCCGTGCTGGTGTCGTTTAACGGTCAATCCCTGACCGTTCACGGCACCCACACCCTGAATTACCCTGACAACATCCGGCACCGACTTCTGGCTCTGAGCCAGAATCAGGGTTCGCCGGATGAAGTCGGCGAACTGGATACCGTCACAGGTTCGCTCTTCGCGGACGCAGCCAATCAGGTCATTGAACGCTCGGGTATCGATCGCTCTGCCATTCGAGGTATTGGCAGCCATGGGCAGACTATCCGCCACCAGCCCAATGGCTTTGCGCCTTTTTCGATTCAGATTGGCAATCCCGCCATCATTGCGGAAAAAACCGGACTCACCACGATTGCTGACTTCCGACGTCGTGACATGGCCGCCGGCGGCCAGGGCGCGCCGCTGGTGCCGGCGTTTCACAAGGCCTTCTTCAGCTCACCGGAAGAGAATCGCTGCATTCTGAACCTGGGCGGCATTGCCAACATCACCTGGATTCCTTCCGACCAACAGCAACCGATTACCGGTTTTGACACCGGCCCGGCGAACGCACTGCTGGACGCCTGGTGCCTGAAACAGCTTGGCCTGCCCTACGATTCCGACGGGCACTGGGCCTCGGAAGGCAGGGTCGACGACCGCTTGCTCGAAGACATGCTGTCCGATGCCTATTTTTCCCGGCCCGCCCCCAAAAGTACCGGCAAGGAACGCTTCAATCTGGGGTGGGTAAAAACCATGGTTCAGCGTCATGATGAACTCAGGCCCGAGGATGTGCAGCGCACCCTGCTCCAACTGACGGTAGAGAGCATCGTCCGTCAGCTGCCTTGCGGCCGGGATACCCATCTCTATGTGTGCGGTGGCGGCACCCGAAATCCCCTGCTGATGTCGGAACTGGCCCGAGTTCTCGATCCCGCCAAGGTCTCGGTGACCAGCGACCTGGGCCTCGATCCCCAGTGGGTGGAGCCGGTGGCGTTTGCCTGGCTGGCCGAGCAATCCGTGTCGGGCAGCTCCGGAAACCTGCCGGAGGTAACCGGAGCCAGGGGTGAGCGTATATTGGGTGCAATTTACCAGGCCTGA
- a CDS encoding OapA family protein, producing MFNMFPKTHITIAAAATALVTSAVLMSPSSDVEAKRMSYALDLSEGTATMSGPAHQPAPQATDEVAVSAPASVQQKQNSPAQVAESKPAEPATPPAPVLDWQTYKIKSGDTLSSLFKKAGWNDGIMLSVIHGDGKADELQRLYAGETIRFARDSAGELAAVELQRSKLESLRIEKSGDGYAGKSVIREPEVRQSFASGTIDGSLYLAAREAGLNDRLTMELAGIFGWNIDFVYDVRQGDQFEVVYEELYLDGERLENGRILSARFINRGEENIALLYTDSNGDSDYYAPDGKSMRKAFLRTPINARVSSPFNLQRRHPVLNVVRPHEGTDYGAPTGTPIKAAGGGRVQFAGWKGGYGRTVVLQHGDNITTLYAHMSRLGKGIKKGARVKQGETIGYVGASGMVTGPHLHYEFRVNGVPRNSRRVQLPDAKPVPATEMARFKQHTQNHLAQLETFRENYQQLALASDE from the coding sequence GTGTTTAATATGTTTCCCAAGACCCACATTACCATTGCCGCCGCAGCCACAGCGTTAGTGACTTCCGCGGTTCTGATGAGCCCGAGCTCAGATGTCGAAGCCAAGCGCATGTCCTATGCCCTGGATCTGAGCGAAGGCACTGCGACCATGAGCGGCCCGGCGCATCAGCCCGCGCCGCAGGCCACCGACGAAGTCGCCGTCAGTGCACCAGCATCAGTCCAGCAGAAGCAGAACTCCCCTGCGCAGGTGGCCGAATCCAAACCTGCGGAGCCAGCAACACCGCCGGCCCCGGTACTGGACTGGCAGACATACAAGATCAAATCCGGCGACACCCTGTCCTCACTGTTCAAGAAGGCGGGTTGGAATGACGGCATCATGCTGTCGGTTATTCACGGCGACGGCAAGGCCGATGAACTCCAGCGCCTGTATGCCGGCGAGACCATCCGTTTCGCAAGGGATTCTGCCGGAGAACTGGCGGCGGTTGAGCTTCAGCGCAGCAAGCTGGAGTCTCTCAGAATCGAGAAATCCGGTGACGGTTACGCTGGCAAGAGCGTGATTCGGGAGCCGGAGGTCCGGCAATCCTTTGCATCCGGAACCATCGACGGATCGCTTTACCTGGCCGCTCGCGAGGCGGGCCTGAATGACCGCCTGACCATGGAACTGGCCGGCATTTTTGGCTGGAACATCGACTTCGTGTACGACGTCCGTCAGGGCGACCAGTTTGAAGTGGTGTACGAAGAACTGTATCTGGATGGCGAAAGGCTCGAAAACGGCCGCATTCTCTCGGCTCGGTTCATTAACCGAGGTGAAGAAAACATTGCACTTTTGTATACCGACAGCAACGGCGACAGCGACTACTACGCACCGGACGGCAAGAGCATGCGCAAAGCGTTCCTGCGCACCCCGATCAACGCACGCGTGTCCTCACCATTCAATCTGCAGCGCCGGCACCCGGTACTGAACGTGGTGCGGCCACACGAGGGAACCGATTACGGCGCTCCCACCGGCACTCCGATCAAGGCTGCAGGCGGCGGCCGCGTGCAGTTCGCCGGCTGGAAAGGCGGCTATGGCAGAACGGTGGTACTGCAGCACGGCGACAACATCACCACGCTGTATGCGCACATGAGCCGTCTTGGCAAAGGCATCAAAAAAGGCGCCCGGGTCAAGCAGGGTGAGACCATCGGTTACGTCGGAGCCTCCGGCATGGTTACCGGGCCCCACCTGCACTATGAGTTCCGTGTGAACGGCGTGCCGCGTAATTCACGCAGAGTACAGCTTCCGGATGCCAAGCCGGTCCCTGCGACTGAAATGGCCCGGTTCAAGCAACACACCCAGAACCACCTGGCGCAGCTTGAAACTTTCCGCGAGAACTACCAGCAACTCGCCTTGGCTTCAGACGAGTAA
- the tyrS gene encoding tyrosine--tRNA ligase yields MSSIDEALAVIKRGVDELIPEEGLIEKLKEGRPLRIKAGFDPTAPDLHLGHTVLINKLRQFQDLGHEVIFLIGDFTGMIGDPTGKSATRPPLTEQQVAENAVSYKEQVFKILDPEKTRVVFNSEWMGKMGAADMIKLAGQYTVARMLERDDFTKRYKAEQSIAIHEFLYPLVQGYDSVALEADVELGGTDQKFNLLMGRILQKHYGQTPQAILTMPILEGLDGVQKMSKSLGNYVGVNDSPGEMYTKLLSMPDDLLWRYFELLSLRPMSDVDEFRKAVQQGANPQDYKKLFAEEIIARFHDEDAAKTAHKSAGNRVALGDIPDNVPAVHVSLDGQAEIPMAAVLRLAGLVKNGAAARDVLGRGAVYLDGQQFDGERLFKEGDDCVIQAGKKKIARVLIVR; encoded by the coding sequence ATGTCATCTATCGATGAGGCGTTGGCCGTAATCAAGCGCGGCGTTGACGAACTGATTCCGGAAGAAGGGCTGATTGAAAAGCTCAAAGAAGGGCGGCCGCTGCGCATTAAGGCAGGCTTCGATCCGACGGCGCCAGACCTCCATCTTGGCCATACCGTTCTTATTAATAAACTTCGCCAGTTCCAGGATTTGGGTCACGAGGTGATTTTCCTGATCGGTGACTTCACCGGCATGATCGGCGACCCGACCGGCAAGAGCGCCACCCGTCCGCCGCTCACCGAGCAGCAGGTCGCGGAAAATGCGGTCAGCTATAAAGAGCAGGTGTTCAAGATTCTTGATCCAGAAAAAACCCGGGTGGTATTCAATTCCGAGTGGATGGGCAAGATGGGCGCGGCAGACATGATCAAGCTTGCTGGCCAATATACCGTGGCGCGCATGCTTGAGCGGGACGATTTCACCAAGCGCTACAAGGCTGAGCAGTCCATTGCGATACATGAGTTCCTGTATCCGCTGGTTCAGGGCTACGACTCGGTAGCGCTGGAAGCGGATGTGGAATTGGGCGGTACCGATCAGAAATTCAATCTGCTGATGGGGCGGATTCTGCAGAAGCATTATGGCCAGACGCCGCAGGCTATCCTGACCATGCCAATCCTTGAAGGGTTGGATGGTGTTCAGAAGATGTCCAAGTCTCTGGGCAACTACGTGGGCGTGAATGATTCACCAGGCGAGATGTATACCAAGCTCCTGTCCATGCCGGATGATTTGTTGTGGCGTTATTTTGAGCTGTTGAGTCTGCGTCCGATGTCAGACGTTGACGAGTTCCGCAAAGCCGTGCAGCAAGGCGCCAATCCGCAGGACTATAAAAAGCTCTTCGCGGAAGAAATCATTGCCCGCTTTCACGATGAGGACGCGGCCAAAACGGCGCACAAGTCTGCCGGTAACCGTGTTGCGCTGGGCGATATCCCCGATAACGTGCCGGCTGTTCATGTGTCACTCGATGGTCAGGCTGAGATTCCAATGGCCGCCGTATTGCGCTTGGCGGGGCTGGTGAAGAATGGTGCTGCTGCGCGTGACGTGCTTGGTCGCGGCGCTGTTTACCTTGATGGCCAGCAATTTGATGGCGAGCGTCTCTTTAAAGAAGGGGATGATTGCGTGATCCAGGCGGGTAAGAAGAAAATTGCTCGGGTTTTGATCGTCAGGTAG
- a CDS encoding DUF6160 family protein — protein sequence MNVIKQDRAGIYLALTSIFLTLPSISVAELKRLDDSALSSISGQSGLTIELDLGVSADQLSYFDDGHGIHLEDFRIGSAVDPDGRAFHLIKIDVESDATLNLDFLVEDRRIEFGDIRLAGAPGLSAGGFFFDHSLSGYLTIGSGGAVAGSGYNFDTAFTMTGGRLGYRTNGNEIFLDDVTLSVEALGITLDSVAGAIELNAPRITGHWAAGAIRYSKNPLNHGVSFDVSTAQPLPSYGRLSGDFDLSVRTRIAGGGRQGEGLRLDQEATIHSANFLYLDDGHALALRDITGAYQINDLRLDVTTDPRGRAALAFTTASFNGDLSIGSVELGGQGKRLGSVDLDFVFEDASFGGQAYTNAIYLQAGGHADAGPQGMRLATEWSLANADVAYTEDGNRVIFSGLQSWGRGDVTLNVTRSETLNGTRFYDGLRIGFEGVEAGYRVNGLRVASEDAELQGGTELLLALGFYPAYEFELDGHLTLGPGGASGEGITINSDMRIRNGRAALIAAPYDEGAGEKKQKGLWLTELDYDSHIRDMTIDVTEEGVAIIQGEAWGTMDVGNLRVGDKNSGASFGRFQLQKYETGSGMTIVPGGAGTVCAGGVGSTPAACQSSGGRWEDRGEEGLTIRLKQIFARAISEEKKNALSWETNRRVDGAGNAVNGTGTRLVLNDIHTSDGGDFNGDGIEDNTFGIRTELAIDIFQTKVVKKANGPDAKGVVGAKGDEKIMDSSIPGGYRYVSRPTAEQVANRPLGFAVSARTQFKELSVNNVDLVHPVGGSQTAVYGIKMQNFDVRANLTATPIP from the coding sequence ATGAACGTCATCAAGCAGGACCGGGCGGGTATTTACCTTGCCCTCACGTCGATATTTCTTACGCTGCCGTCGATCTCGGTGGCCGAACTAAAGCGGCTGGATGATTCGGCGCTGTCTTCCATAAGCGGGCAGAGCGGTCTTACCATCGAACTGGACCTGGGGGTATCCGCCGATCAACTATCTTATTTCGATGACGGGCACGGGATTCATCTCGAAGATTTTCGGATCGGCTCTGCAGTGGACCCCGATGGACGGGCATTCCATCTGATCAAAATCGACGTCGAGAGCGATGCGACGCTCAATCTTGATTTTCTGGTCGAGGACCGACGGATTGAATTCGGCGACATCCGTCTTGCCGGCGCGCCGGGTCTCAGTGCCGGCGGTTTCTTCTTTGATCATTCCTTGTCTGGTTATCTGACCATCGGATCTGGTGGTGCCGTGGCTGGCTCCGGCTATAACTTTGATACCGCGTTTACCATGACTGGCGGGCGCCTGGGGTATCGAACCAATGGCAACGAAATTTTCCTTGATGATGTCACGCTGTCGGTAGAAGCCCTGGGGATCACCCTGGATAGTGTTGCTGGCGCGATTGAGCTTAATGCACCCCGGATTACCGGGCACTGGGCTGCAGGTGCGATTCGTTACAGTAAAAATCCGTTGAATCATGGTGTCAGCTTCGACGTTTCGACGGCGCAGCCGCTGCCCTCCTATGGTCGGCTCAGTGGAGATTTCGACCTTTCAGTTCGAACCCGGATTGCGGGCGGTGGTCGCCAAGGTGAGGGCCTGAGGCTTGATCAGGAGGCCACCATTCACAGCGCCAACTTCCTGTATCTGGATGACGGTCATGCGCTGGCCCTGAGGGACATCACCGGTGCTTACCAGATCAATGACCTTCGGCTGGATGTCACTACGGATCCTCGCGGGCGGGCCGCTCTGGCGTTCACCACCGCCTCGTTCAATGGCGATCTGTCTATCGGTTCGGTCGAACTTGGCGGTCAGGGGAAACGTCTGGGGTCGGTCGACCTGGACTTTGTGTTTGAGGATGCGAGCTTTGGCGGTCAGGCTTACACAAATGCCATCTACTTGCAGGCCGGTGGGCATGCCGACGCGGGACCGCAGGGGATGCGGTTGGCGACCGAGTGGAGTCTCGCCAATGCCGATGTTGCTTACACCGAGGACGGTAACCGCGTCATCTTCAGTGGCCTGCAATCCTGGGGCCGGGGTGATGTGACCTTGAACGTTACGCGGTCTGAGACTTTAAACGGAACGCGGTTTTACGATGGCCTGAGAATCGGGTTCGAGGGCGTTGAAGCCGGCTACCGCGTCAACGGTTTGCGCGTCGCCAGTGAGGACGCCGAGTTACAAGGGGGTACCGAGCTTTTGCTCGCGCTGGGCTTTTACCCCGCCTATGAATTCGAGTTGGATGGTCACCTGACCCTTGGCCCCGGGGGTGCCAGTGGTGAAGGTATTACTATTAACTCGGACATGCGGATTCGCAACGGCAGGGCGGCACTCATTGCCGCGCCTTATGATGAGGGCGCCGGTGAAAAGAAACAGAAAGGCCTGTGGCTGACAGAGCTGGATTACGACAGCCATATCCGGGATATGACCATAGACGTTACCGAAGAGGGGGTGGCCATTATCCAGGGTGAGGCCTGGGGTACCATGGATGTCGGAAACCTCCGGGTGGGTGACAAGAATTCCGGGGCCAGTTTTGGCCGCTTCCAATTGCAGAAATATGAGACCGGCAGTGGCATGACCATTGTGCCGGGCGGGGCCGGTACCGTGTGCGCCGGTGGCGTGGGTTCAACGCCTGCGGCGTGCCAGAGCTCCGGGGGTCGCTGGGAAGACCGCGGAGAGGAGGGGCTCACCATTCGATTGAAGCAAATCTTTGCCAGAGCTATCAGTGAAGAAAAGAAAAACGCTTTGAGCTGGGAAACCAATCGCCGGGTCGACGGCGCTGGCAATGCGGTCAATGGCACTGGAACCAGGTTGGTGCTCAATGATATTCACACCAGCGACGGCGGTGACTTCAACGGTGACGGGATTGAAGACAATACCTTCGGTATTCGAACCGAGCTGGCCATTGATATCTTTCAGACCAAAGTGGTGAAGAAGGCCAACGGGCCCGATGCCAAGGGGGTTGTAGGCGCGAAAGGCGATGAGAAAATCATGGATTCGTCCATACCCGGCGGCTATCGGTATGTGTCCCGCCCTACCGCCGAGCAGGTGGCTAACCGGCCGCTCGGCTTTGCGGTGTCGGCGCGAACCCAGTTCAAAGAACTGTCGGTCAACAATGTTGACCTGGTTCATCCCGTGGGTGGCAGTCAGACCGCCGTGTACGGAATCAAGATGCAGAATTTCGACGTCCGCGCGAACCTCACTGCAACCCCGATTCCCTGA
- a CDS encoding biotin--[acetyl-CoA-carboxylase] ligase — MKSKALIKHLSDGAIHSGESLATKLGVSRTAVWKQVRKAMDDGVEIQTIRGKGYQMLSSVDLLDRERILAAVAPEHRDAITLQVLDDVGSTNADVGRRMAQGEAGVPVTIADCQTAGRGRRGRVWTSPRGENLYLSMGITLQGGFSRLDGLSLVLGVAVANALEGLGAGGLGLKWPNDIFVSDGKLGGILVELQGELQEGVVQVIAGFGINVHARHLGDVDQPWSSLARAYPAVQWCRNDIAGQLISAVQDALQVFSEEGFPAFRQTWQARDVFDGKMVEARGGGVVGAAAGIDDQGNYLVRVGQEIVPVRAGEISLRMVS; from the coding sequence ATGAAGTCTAAAGCATTGATCAAACACCTGAGCGACGGCGCAATACACTCGGGCGAGTCGCTCGCCACCAAGCTCGGGGTAAGCCGTACCGCGGTCTGGAAACAGGTTCGCAAAGCCATGGATGATGGGGTGGAAATTCAGACCATCCGTGGCAAGGGCTACCAGATGCTATCCTCGGTCGATCTTCTCGATCGGGAGCGGATCCTGGCAGCGGTGGCGCCAGAGCACAGAGACGCTATTACCCTTCAGGTGCTGGACGACGTGGGGTCTACCAACGCGGATGTCGGTCGTCGTATGGCGCAGGGGGAAGCGGGTGTGCCGGTCACCATTGCCGATTGCCAGACCGCGGGCCGGGGGCGTCGGGGGCGTGTCTGGACCAGTCCGCGGGGCGAGAACCTTTACCTGTCCATGGGTATTACCCTGCAAGGCGGTTTTTCCCGGCTGGATGGTCTCAGTCTGGTGTTGGGCGTTGCCGTTGCCAATGCGCTGGAGGGTCTGGGCGCAGGGGGGCTCGGCTTAAAGTGGCCAAACGATATTTTCGTGTCTGATGGAAAGCTGGGCGGCATTCTTGTGGAGTTGCAGGGTGAGTTGCAGGAGGGTGTTGTGCAGGTCATTGCTGGATTTGGGATCAATGTTCACGCCAGGCATTTGGGTGATGTCGATCAGCCATGGAGTAGTCTGGCTCGGGCCTATCCGGCGGTGCAATGGTGTCGAAACGACATAGCCGGGCAGCTGATCAGTGCGGTCCAGGATGCATTGCAGGTGTTCTCGGAGGAGGGCTTTCCAGCGTTCCGCCAAACCTGGCAGGCGCGAGACGTTTTTGACGGCAAGATGGTCGAAGCGAGGGGTGGAGGCGTTGTTGGCGCCGCCGCTGGCATTGATGATCAGGGTAACTATCTGGTCCGTGTCGGGCAAGAGATCGTCCCGGTGCGGGCGGGTGAAATAAGTCTGCGGATGGTTTCATGA
- a CDS encoding type III pantothenate kinase: MRLLVDAGNTRIKWRLDSDGRVVDQGAALLVDRNPLAALAGRADAVERVAVSVVAAEEQRERLSQLLSDLTGAPVRYHWAEAARGGLVNAYSSPSKMGADRWHAMYGAWASRRQGCAVVDAGSAVTVDYVDDAGRHLGGFILPGLQMMFRSLKTDAARIGFDPDQVLEVAPGRSTTECVNHGLAWLSAGMVSRIQQDMASFGLRETLVTGGDADRLVRLGLNGIIKPGLVLDGLAKIDGEELAG, encoded by the coding sequence ATGAGACTGCTTGTTGACGCTGGCAATACCCGTATTAAATGGCGGCTCGATAGCGATGGGCGGGTTGTTGATCAGGGCGCGGCGCTGCTGGTTGATCGCAATCCTCTGGCAGCTCTTGCCGGTCGGGCCGATGCGGTTGAGCGTGTCGCGGTGTCGGTGGTTGCTGCTGAAGAACAGCGTGAGAGGCTGTCGCAATTGCTGTCCGATTTGACCGGCGCCCCGGTCCGTTACCACTGGGCTGAAGCCGCGCGTGGCGGATTGGTGAATGCCTATTCCTCCCCGTCGAAAATGGGGGCGGATCGTTGGCACGCGATGTATGGCGCTTGGGCCTCCCGCCGTCAGGGGTGTGCGGTGGTGGACGCGGGCAGTGCCGTTACCGTGGATTATGTGGATGACGCCGGCCGGCATCTGGGTGGTTTTATTTTACCGGGGCTCCAGATGATGTTTCGAAGCCTGAAGACCGATGCCGCCAGGATAGGCTTCGATCCGGATCAGGTGCTCGAGGTTGCTCCCGGGCGATCGACCACCGAGTGCGTTAATCACGGTCTTGCCTGGCTGTCGGCTGGTATGGTGTCCAGGATTCAACAGGATATGGCCAGCTTTGGCCTGCGAGAGACATTGGTCACCGGCGGCGATGCTGATCGTTTGGTTAGATTAGGGTTGAACGGAATAATAAAGCCGGGCCTGGTGCTCGATGGTCTGGCAAAAATTGACGGCGAGGAGTTGGCCGGATGA
- the tuf gene encoding elongation factor Tu → MSKEKFERSKPHVNVGTIGHVDHGKTTLTAALTRVCHEVWGTGTASAFDQIDNAPEEKARGITIATSHVEYDSPTRHYAHVDCPGHADYVKNMITGAAQMDGAILVCSAADGPMPQTREHILLSRQVGVPFIVVFLNKADMVDDEELLELVEMEVRDLLSQYDFPGDDTPIITGSALMALEGKDDNEMGTTAVKKLVEALDDYIPEPERAIDQPFLMPIEDVFSISGRGTVVTGRVERGVIKVGEEIEIVGIKDTVKTTCTGVEMFRKLLDEGRAGENVGVLLRGTKRDDVERGQVLCKPGTIKPHTKFECEVYVLSKEEGGRHTPFFKGYRPQFYFRTTDVTGSCELPEGVEMVMPGDNVKMSVTLIAPIAMEDGLRFAIREGGRTVGAGVVSKIIE, encoded by the coding sequence ATGTCCAAAGAAAAATTTGAACGCAGTAAGCCGCACGTAAACGTGGGCACCATCGGTCACGTTGACCATGGTAAAACTACTCTGACTGCCGCTCTGACTCGTGTGTGTCACGAAGTTTGGGGCACAGGTACTGCCAGCGCGTTTGACCAGATCGATAACGCACCGGAAGAGAAAGCGCGTGGTATCACCATCGCGACCTCTCACGTTGAGTACGATTCCCCGACTCGTCACTACGCACACGTAGACTGCCCGGGCCACGCTGACTATGTGAAGAACATGATCACTGGTGCGGCGCAGATGGACGGCGCAATCCTGGTTTGCTCCGCAGCTGACGGCCCCATGCCGCAGACTCGTGAGCACATCCTGCTGTCCCGTCAGGTTGGCGTTCCGTTCATCGTTGTGTTCCTGAACAAGGCCGACATGGTCGACGATGAAGAGCTGCTTGAGCTGGTAGAGATGGAAGTGCGTGACCTGCTGAGCCAGTACGACTTCCCGGGCGACGACACTCCGATCATCACTGGTTCCGCGCTGATGGCGCTGGAAGGCAAGGATGACAACGAGATGGGTACTACTGCTGTTAAGAAGCTGGTAGAAGCCCTGGATGACTACATCCCTGAGCCTGAGCGTGCAATCGATCAGCCGTTCCTGATGCCGATCGAGGACGTATTCTCTATCTCCGGCCGTGGTACTGTTGTTACCGGTCGTGTAGAGCGCGGCGTCATCAAAGTTGGTGAGGAAATCGAGATTGTTGGTATCAAGGATACCGTCAAGACGACCTGCACCGGTGTTGAGATGTTCCGCAAGCTGCTCGACGAAGGTCGTGCTGGTGAGAACGTTGGTGTTCTGCTGCGTGGTACCAAGCGTGACGACGTTGAGCGTGGTCAGGTTCTGTGTAAGCCGGGTACCATCAAGCCGCACACCAAGTTCGAGTGCGAAGTGTACGTACTGAGCAAAGAAGAAGGTGGTCGTCATACCCCGTTCTTCAAGGGCTACCGTCCTCAGTTCTACTTCCGTACCACCGACGTAACCGGTTCTTGCGAACTGCCGGAAGGCGTGGAAATGGTTATGCCGGGTGACAACGTGAAGATGAGCGTTACCCTGATCGCTCCGATCGCCATGGAAGATGGTCTGCGCTTCGCGATCCGCGAAGGTGGCCGTACCGTTGGTGCCGGCGTGGTATCCAAGATTATCGAGTGA
- the secE gene encoding preprotein translocase subunit SecE, whose protein sequence is MESKAVQSASRFDLVKWLVVFALIAVGVVGNQYFSAESLLYRVLALVALGLVAAFVALQTDRGRRFATLLKEARVEIRKVVWPTRPELVQTTIIVVVFVLVVALILWGMDSLISWLVAGFIG, encoded by the coding sequence ATGGAGTCAAAAGCCGTACAGTCAGCCAGCCGTTTCGATTTGGTGAAATGGCTGGTTGTTTTCGCTCTGATTGCCGTCGGTGTCGTTGGTAATCAGTATTTTAGTGCCGAGTCTTTGTTGTATCGGGTTCTGGCTCTCGTGGCTCTCGGGCTGGTAGCTGCCTTTGTGGCGCTTCAGACTGATCGCGGGCGTCGTTTTGCGACGCTGCTGAAAGAGGCGCGCGTTGAGATTCGGAAAGTTGTTTGGCCCACCAGGCCTGAGCTGGTTCAGACCACCATCATTGTTGTGGTGTTTGTCTTGGTTGTTGCTCTGATTTTGTGGGGAATGGACTCGCTGATCAGCTGGTTGGTCGCCGGGTTTATCGGTTAA
- the nusG gene encoding transcription termination/antitermination protein NusG gives MAKRWYVVHAYSGFEKHVMRTLKERVALNGMEDMFGDILVPTEEVVEMREGKKRKSERKFYPGYVLVQMEMDDASWHLVKDTPKVLGFIGGTKDKPAPITEREAEAILRRVESGAEKPKPKTLFEPGEVVRVIEGPFADFNGVVEEVDYDKSRLKVAVLIFGRSTPVELEFGQVEKD, from the coding sequence ATGGCTAAGCGCTGGTACGTGGTTCATGCGTATTCTGGCTTCGAAAAGCATGTGATGCGCACTCTCAAGGAGCGTGTTGCGCTTAACGGTATGGAGGATATGTTTGGTGACATCCTCGTGCCGACCGAAGAAGTTGTTGAGATGCGAGAAGGGAAGAAGCGCAAGAGTGAGCGCAAGTTCTACCCGGGATACGTACTCGTCCAGATGGAAATGGATGATGCGTCGTGGCATCTTGTGAAGGATACACCGAAGGTCCTCGGTTTCATTGGTGGAACCAAGGATAAGCCTGCGCCAATCACTGAGCGTGAGGCCGAGGCAATCCTGCGTCGTGTAGAAAGTGGCGCAGAGAAGCCGAAACCGAAGACGTTGTTTGAACCGGGTGAGGTTGTTCGCGTCATTGAGGGTCCGTTTGCGGACTTCAATGGTGTTGTCGAAGAAGTGGATTACGACAAGAGTCGTTTGAAAGTCGCGGTGTTGATCTTCGGTCGTTCAACTCCAGTTGAGCTGGAATTTGGGCAGGTCGAAAAAGATTAA
- the rplK gene encoding 50S ribosomal protein L11, producing the protein MAKKIEAYIKLQVAAGKANPSPPVGPALGQHGVNIMEFCKAFNAKTQEMEPGLPIPTVITVYSDRSFTFITKTPPASVLLKKAAGIKSGSGRPNTEKVGTVTRAQLEEIAKTKEPDLTAADMDAAVRTIAGTARSMGLNVEGL; encoded by the coding sequence ATGGCAAAGAAGATTGAAGCGTACATCAAGCTTCAGGTTGCTGCCGGTAAGGCCAACCCGAGTCCCCCTGTTGGCCCTGCACTGGGTCAGCACGGCGTTAACATCATGGAATTCTGTAAGGCGTTCAACGCCAAGACTCAGGAAATGGAGCCTGGTCTGCCGATTCCAACTGTTATCACTGTTTACAGCGATCGCAGCTTTACGTTCATTACCAAGACTCCGCCTGCCTCTGTTCTGCTGAAGAAGGCTGCTGGTATTAAGAGCGGTTCTGGTCGTCCGAATACCGAGAAAGTCGGTACCGTGACCCGTGCCCAGCTCGAAGAGATCGCCAAGACCAAAGAGCCTGATCTGACTGCAGCCGATATGGATGCAGCCGTTCGTACCATTGCAGGAACAGCCCGCAGCATGGGCCTGAACGTGGAGGGCCTGTAA